A single Mangrovimonas sp. YM274 DNA region contains:
- the ffh gene encoding signal recognition particle protein, translating to MFNNLSEKLDKALHVLKGHGSITEVNVAETLKEVRRALLDADVNFKIAKEFTNRVKEKALGQDVLTSLQPGQLMVKLVKDELTELMGGDAEGINLSGNPSVILMSGLQGSGKTTFSGKLANYLKNKKTKRPLLVACDVYRPAAIDQLHVVGEQINVEVYSDKGNPDPVAIAQAGIAHAKANGFNVVIIDTAGRLAVDEAMMTEISNIHNAIQPQETLFVVDSMTGQDAVNTAKAFNDVLNFDGVILTKLDGDTRGGAAISIKSVVNKPIKFIGTGEKMEAIDVFYPSRMADRILGMGDVVSLVERAQEQFDEQEARKLQKKIAKNQFGFDDFLKQIQQIKKMGNMKDLIGMIPGAGKMMKDIDIDDDAFKGIEAIIHSMTPEERSNPSIINASRKKRIGKGSGTSVQEVNQLLKQFNQMSKMMKMMQGGGGKRMMQAMKNMR from the coding sequence ATGTTTAATAATTTAAGTGAAAAGTTAGATAAAGCCTTACACGTTCTTAAGGGGCATGGAAGTATTACCGAAGTAAATGTTGCTGAAACCCTAAAGGAAGTAAGACGTGCTTTGTTAGATGCCGATGTTAACTTTAAAATTGCCAAAGAATTTACCAATAGGGTAAAAGAAAAAGCTCTTGGCCAAGATGTTTTAACGTCTTTACAACCAGGGCAATTAATGGTAAAATTGGTCAAGGATGAATTGACCGAGTTAATGGGAGGTGATGCCGAAGGAATTAACCTATCTGGAAACCCAAGCGTTATTTTGATGTCTGGTCTACAGGGGTCTGGTAAAACTACCTTTTCAGGAAAATTAGCAAATTACCTTAAAAACAAGAAAACCAAGCGTCCGTTATTGGTTGCCTGTGATGTCTACCGTCCAGCGGCGATTGATCAGTTGCACGTAGTAGGGGAGCAGATTAATGTTGAGGTTTATAGCGACAAGGGAAATCCTGATCCGGTTGCTATTGCTCAAGCCGGTATTGCCCATGCAAAAGCCAACGGATTTAATGTGGTAATTATCGATACCGCGGGTCGTTTGGCTGTAGATGAGGCCATGATGACCGAAATATCAAACATCCATAATGCTATCCAGCCACAAGAAACATTGTTTGTGGTAGATTCCATGACTGGTCAAGATGCGGTGAACACGGCAAAAGCCTTTAACGATGTATTGAACTTCGATGGTGTTATCCTTACTAAATTAGACGGGGATACTCGTGGTGGAGCTGCTATTTCAATTAAGTCTGTTGTAAATAAACCAATCAAGTTTATTGGTACAGGTGAGAAAATGGAAGCGATAGACGTGTTCTATCCTTCACGTATGGCCGACCGTATTTTGGGGATGGGAGACGTTGTGTCCTTAGTTGAACGTGCGCAAGAGCAGTTTGATGAGCAGGAAGCACGTAAACTTCAAAAGAAAATTGCAAAGAACCAGTTCGGGTTTGATGATTTCCTAAAGCAGATTCAACAAATCAAGAAAATGGGTAATATGAAGGACCTTATCGGGATGATTCCTGGTGCAGGTAAAATGATGAAGGATATAGATATCGATGATGATGCCTTTAAAGGAATTGAAGCGATAATCCATTCTATGACTCCAGAAGAGCGTTCTAACCCTTCAATTATCAATGCCAGTCGTAAAAAACGTATAGGTAAAGGTTCAGGAACATCGGTTCAAGAGGTTAATCAATTGCTGAAGCAATTTAACCAAATGAGCAAAATGATGAAGATGATGCAAGGTGGCGGCGGTAAACGCATGATGCAGGCCATGAAGAATATGAGATAA